One region of Pseudomonas sp. B21-040 genomic DNA includes:
- the sigX gene encoding RNA polymerase sigma factor SigX: MNKAQSLSTRYDPRELSDEELVARSHTELFHVTRAYEELMRRYQRTLFNVCARYLGNDRDADDVCQEVMLKVLYGLKNFEGKSKFKTWLYSITYNECITQYRKERRKRRLMDALSLDPLEEASEEKTPKPEDKGGLDRWLVYVNPIDREILVLRFVAELEFQEIADIMHMGLSATKMRYKRALDKLREKFAGIAET, encoded by the coding sequence TTGAATAAAGCTCAATCGCTCTCCACGCGCTACGACCCCCGCGAGCTCTCTGATGAGGAGTTGGTCGCGCGCTCGCACACCGAGCTGTTTCACGTAACGCGCGCCTATGAAGAACTGATGCGGCGTTACCAGCGAACATTATTTAACGTCTGTGCCCGATACCTTGGGAACGATCGCGACGCAGATGATGTCTGTCAGGAGGTCATGTTGAAGGTGCTGTATGGCCTGAAGAACTTTGAGGGTAAATCGAAGTTCAAGACATGGCTATATAGCATCACGTACAACGAATGCATCACACAGTATCGGAAGGAACGGCGAAAGCGTCGCTTGATGGACGCTTTGAGTCTGGACCCCCTCGAGGAAGCGTCTGAAGAGAAGACGCCGAAACCTGAGGATAAGGGTGGACTTGATCGCTGGCTGGTGTATGTAAATCCGATTGACCGTGAAATTCTGGTGCTACGATTTGTCGCAGAGCTGGAATTTCAAGAGATCGCGGATATCATGCATATGGGATTGAGTGCGACAAAAATGCGGTATAAACGTGCTCTAGATAAATTGCGTGAGAAATTTGCAGGCATTGCTGAAACTTAG
- the rraA gene encoding ribonuclease E activity regulator RraA, with protein sequence MNHYLTPDLCDAYPELVQVLEPMFSNFGGRDSFGGEIVTIKCFEDNSLVKEQAELKGNGKVLVVDGGGSLRRALLGDMIAEKAAKNGWEGLVIYGCIRDVDVIAQTDLGVQALASHPMKTDKRGIGDLNVAVTFAGVTFHPGHYIYADNNGVIISPSPLKMPE encoded by the coding sequence ATGAATCATTACCTCACGCCTGACCTGTGCGACGCCTATCCGGAGCTGGTGCAGGTGCTGGAACCGATGTTCAGCAATTTCGGTGGCCGTGATTCGTTCGGCGGCGAAATCGTGACCATCAAGTGCTTCGAAGACAACTCGCTGGTCAAGGAACAAGCCGAGCTCAAGGGCAATGGCAAGGTGTTGGTAGTCGACGGTGGCGGTTCCCTGCGTCGTGCGCTGCTGGGCGACATGATCGCCGAGAAAGCCGCGAAAAACGGTTGGGAAGGGCTGGTGATCTACGGTTGCATTCGTGATGTCGACGTCATTGCACAGACCGATCTGGGCGTGCAGGCCCTGGCCAGTCACCCGATGAAAACCGACAAGCGCGGTATTGGCGATCTCAATGTTGCGGTGACCTTTGCGGGCGTGACGTTCCATCCAGGCCATTACATCTATGCGGACAACAATGGCGTGATTATCTCGCCAAGCCCGCTGAAAATGCCTGAATAA
- a CDS encoding OmpA family protein, whose protein sequence is MKLKNTLGLAIGTLIAATSFGALAQGQGAVEGELNYGKKYNDSVKNVEDGYTPGASIGYFLTDDVSLNFTYNAEDYTRSNNNTGKQKIEGDSFGLNAQYHFNNAGDALRPYVQGGVKHGSMSNVQADGHSGRDQSTFLTAGAGVKYYFVENVYARAGVEADYKLDNGKWDYIPSVGLGVNFGGGNKPVAAAPAPEVCSDSDNDGVCDNVDKCPDTPANVTVDADGCPAVAEVVRVELDVKFDFDKSVVKPNSYGDIKNLADFMKQYPSTTTTVEGHTDNVGPDAYNQKLSERRANAVKQVLTNQYGVESSRVQSVGYGESRPVADNKTAEGRAVNRRVEAQVEAKGK, encoded by the coding sequence ATGAAACTGAAAAACACCTTGGGCTTGGCCATTGGTACTCTTATTGCCGCTACTTCTTTCGGCGCTCTGGCACAAGGCCAAGGCGCAGTTGAAGGCGAGCTCAACTACGGGAAGAAGTACAACGACAGCGTTAAGAACGTTGAAGACGGCTACACTCCTGGCGCCTCCATCGGTTACTTCTTGACCGACGACGTATCGTTGAACTTCACCTACAACGCTGAAGACTACACCCGTTCGAACAACAACACTGGCAAGCAGAAAATCGAAGGCGACAGCTTCGGTCTGAACGCTCAGTACCACTTCAACAACGCCGGCGACGCTCTGCGTCCTTACGTTCAAGGTGGTGTTAAGCACGGCAGCATGAGCAACGTTCAAGCTGACGGCCACAGCGGCCGTGACCAGTCGACTTTCCTGACTGCTGGCGCTGGCGTTAAGTACTACTTCGTAGAAAACGTTTACGCACGTGCTGGCGTAGAAGCTGACTACAAACTGGACAACGGCAAGTGGGATTACATTCCTTCCGTAGGTCTGGGTGTTAACTTCGGTGGCGGCAACAAGCCAGTCGCTGCAGCTCCAGCTCCAGAAGTCTGCTCCGACAGCGACAACGATGGCGTGTGCGACAACGTTGACAAGTGCCCAGACACCCCAGCCAACGTAACTGTTGACGCTGATGGCTGCCCGGCAGTTGCTGAAGTTGTTCGTGTTGAGCTGGACGTGAAATTCGACTTCGACAAGTCGGTAGTCAAGCCAAACAGCTACGGCGACATCAAGAACCTGGCTGATTTCATGAAGCAGTACCCATCGACTACCACTACTGTTGAAGGTCACACCGACAACGTCGGTCCTGACGCTTACAACCAGAAACTGTCTGAGCGTCGTGCAAACGCCGTTAAACAAGTTCTGACCAACCAGTACGGTGTTGAATCCTCCCGCGTTCAGTCTGTTGGCTACGGCGAATCCCGCCCAGTTGCTGACAACAAAACTGCAGAAGGTCGCGCTGTAAACCGTCGCGTAGAAGCGCAGGTTGAAGCTAAAGGCAAGTAA
- a CDS encoding zinc transporter ZntB translates to MFEEENAQWGLVHALVLDGKGGARSIARTELDDLQLQAYESLWLHWDRSHPQTQTWLRKSSGLSEFSCDLLLEENTRPRLLPLPDAELLLFLRGVNLNPGAEPEDMVSVRIFASAQRVISLRLRPLRATDELLVQLAEGKGPKTASELVLYMAQYLTNKVQDLVSCLSEVVDDEEEKLDADERYTPEHGAILQIRRRAAALKRFLAPQRDIFGQLTRIKLPWFVDDDADYWNELNNSLTRYLEELELTRERVGLVLEAEDRRLSVRMNRTMYRFGIITGIFLPMSFLTGLLGINVGGIPFSASPYGFLIACLMMVSVAVGQWWLFRRLRWV, encoded by the coding sequence ATGTTCGAGGAAGAAAACGCGCAATGGGGCCTGGTGCATGCCCTGGTGCTGGACGGTAAAGGCGGTGCGCGTTCGATAGCCCGGACTGAACTCGATGACTTGCAGCTTCAGGCTTATGAAAGTCTGTGGCTGCACTGGGATCGCAGTCACCCGCAAACTCAGACCTGGCTGCGTAAATCCAGTGGTTTGAGTGAATTCAGCTGTGACCTTCTGCTCGAAGAAAACACCCGGCCGCGCCTGTTGCCGTTGCCGGATGCCGAACTGTTGCTGTTTCTGCGCGGGGTCAACCTGAACCCCGGCGCTGAACCGGAAGACATGGTCTCGGTGCGGATTTTTGCATCGGCCCAGCGTGTTATTTCCTTGCGATTGCGCCCATTGCGCGCAACCGATGAATTGCTGGTGCAGCTCGCCGAAGGCAAAGGGCCAAAAACGGCCTCCGAACTCGTTCTCTATATGGCGCAGTACCTCACCAACAAAGTGCAGGATCTGGTCAGTTGCCTCTCGGAAGTGGTCGATGACGAAGAGGAAAAACTGGATGCCGACGAACGGTATACTCCCGAGCACGGAGCCATTTTGCAGATCCGTCGCAGGGCCGCAGCGCTGAAACGATTCCTGGCACCGCAGCGAGATATATTCGGTCAGCTGACACGGATCAAATTGCCCTGGTTCGTCGACGACGATGCGGATTACTGGAACGAATTGAACAACAGCCTGACCCGGTATCTGGAAGAGCTGGAATTGACCCGCGAGCGGGTGGGCCTGGTTCTCGAGGCTGAAGACAGACGCTTGAGCGTGCGGATGAATCGCACGATGTACCGCTTCGGGATCATCACCGGGATCTTTTTGCCGATGAGTTTTTTGACCGGTCTTCTGGGGATCAATGTGGGTGGGATTCCGTTCTCGGCCAGTCCGTATGGCTTCCTGATTGCGTGCCTGATGATGGTTTCGGTGGCGGTCGGGCAGTGGTGGTTATTTCGACGTTTGCGCTGGGTCTGA
- the nirD gene encoding nitrite reductase small subunit NirD, with translation MNWLDICALEDINALGSRIIAGPKGDIAIFRTSDDEVFALDDRCPHKGGPLSQGLVYGKRVACPLHNWQIDLEAGEALAPDIGCAHHHSARVENGRVLLALREAS, from the coding sequence ATGAACTGGCTGGATATCTGCGCACTGGAAGACATCAATGCCCTGGGCTCGCGGATCATTGCCGGGCCGAAAGGTGATATCGCGATTTTTCGTACAAGCGACGATGAGGTTTTCGCCCTCGACGACCGCTGCCCACACAAGGGCGGGCCGCTGTCACAAGGCTTGGTGTACGGCAAACGCGTGGCCTGCCCGCTGCACAACTGGCAAATCGACCTGGAAGCCGGCGAAGCCCTGGCCCCTGACATCGGCTGCGCCCACCATCACTCGGCACGGGTCGAGAATGGTCGGGTGCTGCTGGCCCTGCGGGAAGCAAGCTGA
- a CDS encoding mechanosensitive ion channel family protein: MELDLWTQSLVTAMTALWTKVANFIPNLFGALVVLLLGFVVAKLLDTLLSKLLAKLGLDRLMGGTGLTKLLSRAGLQVPISTLIGKIVYWFVLLIFLVSAAESLGLERVSATLDMLALYLPKVFGAALVLLVGVLLAQLANGLVRGAAEGVGLDYASGLGRIAQGLVIIISISVAISQLEVKTDLLNHVIVIVLITVGLAVALAMGLGSREIAGQILAGIYVRELYQVGQQVRVGEVEGQIEEIGTVKTTLLTDEGELVSLSNRILLEQHVSSR; the protein is encoded by the coding sequence ATGGAACTTGATCTCTGGACTCAGAGCCTCGTCACTGCAATGACTGCGTTATGGACCAAGGTTGCGAACTTCATTCCGAACCTGTTCGGCGCACTGGTCGTGCTGCTGTTGGGTTTTGTCGTGGCGAAACTTTTGGACACTTTGCTGTCCAAGCTGCTGGCCAAACTGGGTCTTGATCGCCTGATGGGCGGTACCGGTCTGACTAAATTACTGTCCCGGGCCGGTCTTCAAGTACCGATCTCTACCTTGATCGGCAAGATTGTCTATTGGTTCGTTCTGCTTATTTTTCTGGTTTCTGCAGCGGAATCCCTTGGACTTGAACGAGTTTCAGCTACGCTGGATATGCTTGCGCTCTATTTGCCGAAGGTGTTCGGTGCGGCGCTGGTCCTGTTGGTGGGTGTCTTGCTGGCACAACTGGCCAATGGATTGGTGCGCGGCGCAGCAGAAGGCGTAGGTCTGGACTATGCTTCCGGGTTGGGACGTATTGCTCAGGGCCTGGTGATCATCATCAGTATCTCGGTAGCGATCAGCCAGTTGGAGGTCAAGACTGACCTGCTCAACCATGTGATCGTTATCGTATTGATTACCGTTGGTCTGGCGGTAGCGTTGGCCATGGGTTTGGGAAGCCGGGAAATTGCCGGTCAGATTCTTGCGGGAATCTATGTGCGTGAGTTGTATCAGGTTGGGCAACAAGTGCGTGTTGGCGAGGTCGAAGGCCAGATCGAAGAGATCGGCACGGTTAAAACCACATTGCTGACCGATGAGGGTGAGCTAGTCTCTCTCTCAAATCGGATTCTCCTGGAGCAGCATGTGAGTAGCCGCTAA
- a CDS encoding alpha/beta fold hydrolase encodes MQSSSNLFPVALISAERRGDLSEDVYRLKPGNSPDGTVELAVTRLGMADEAAVRGVPVILLHGSFSNRRFWFSPKGLGLGAYLTRLGFDVWIPEMRGHGLSQRNQNYRKNRVADYARYDLPAIGAFVREQSGQVPHWIGHSLGGITLAAALGGEYIGEPVVASAAFFGTQVSRTYWPLKIPPVEWGGRFILKRFAQLSGSRLKRGPEDEPIGLALESMRWYGLFGRFGDVDKDWWAGLANVQVPVLAVSAVGDHQDPTWACHKLFEQIGSEHKQFMNLGREHGFGDNFGHVEMLVSKAAQAEVWPLVARWLGDQLTPLLGDKPDLAAAI; translated from the coding sequence ATGCAAAGCAGCAGCAACCTATTTCCTGTCGCCCTGATCAGCGCCGAACGGCGCGGCGATCTGAGCGAAGACGTTTACCGTTTGAAGCCGGGCAACAGCCCTGATGGCACCGTTGAATTGGCCGTCACGCGACTGGGCATGGCCGATGAAGCGGCGGTGCGTGGCGTGCCGGTGATTCTGTTGCACGGCAGCTTTTCCAATCGACGCTTCTGGTTTTCCCCGAAAGGCTTGGGGTTGGGCGCTTATCTGACGCGTCTGGGGTTTGATGTATGGATTCCGGAAATGCGCGGCCATGGCCTGTCCCAGCGCAATCAGAACTACCGCAAGAACCGCGTCGCCGACTACGCTCGTTACGACCTGCCGGCCATCGGTGCTTTTGTGCGCGAGCAAAGTGGCCAGGTCCCGCATTGGATCGGTCACTCGCTGGGCGGGATTACCCTGGCGGCGGCATTGGGCGGTGAGTACATCGGTGAGCCTGTGGTGGCGTCTGCGGCGTTTTTCGGCACGCAAGTCAGCCGCACTTACTGGCCGTTGAAGATTCCCCCGGTGGAGTGGGGCGGACGCTTCATTCTCAAGCGCTTTGCGCAGCTGTCGGGCTCACGGCTCAAGCGTGGCCCGGAAGACGAGCCGATTGGCCTGGCCCTGGAAAGCATGCGTTGGTACGGTTTGTTCGGGCGCTTTGGCGATGTCGACAAGGACTGGTGGGCCGGATTGGCCAACGTTCAGGTGCCGGTGTTAGCGGTGAGCGCGGTTGGCGATCATCAGGACCCGACGTGGGCATGCCACAAACTGTTCGAGCAGATTGGTAGCGAACACAAGCAGTTCATGAACCTTGGGCGTGAGCATGGCTTTGGCGACAATTTCGGTCACGTGGAAATGCTCGTCAGCAAAGCGGCTCAGGCAGAGGTCTGGCCGTTGGTGGCCCGTTGGTTGGGCGATCAACTGACGCCATTGTTGGGCGACAAGCCGGATCTGGCCGCGGCCATTTGA
- the cobA gene encoding uroporphyrinogen-III C-methyltransferase has protein sequence MSAKVWLVGAGPGDPELLTLKAVRALREADVVLIDDLVNEAVLEHCPDARIIPVGKRGGCRSTPQAFIHRLMLRYARQGKCVVRLKGGDPCIFGRGGEEAQWLRERGVDTELVNGITAGLAGATQCDIPLTLRGVARGVTLVTAHTQDGSSLNWQALAQGGTTLVVYMGVAKLSEIREQLLAGAMAADTPVAMIENASLPHQRECRSTLSAMEVDAGAFELKSPAILVIGAVAASATQSLWGCESLRRQVNRSE, from the coding sequence ATGAGCGCAAAAGTCTGGCTGGTGGGTGCGGGTCCCGGCGACCCTGAATTACTGACGCTCAAGGCTGTGCGGGCACTGAGAGAAGCGGATGTGGTGCTGATCGACGATCTGGTCAACGAAGCGGTGCTGGAGCATTGCCCCGATGCGCGGATTATCCCGGTGGGTAAACGTGGCGGCTGCCGCTCAACCCCTCAAGCGTTCATTCACCGCCTGATGCTGCGTTATGCCCGACAGGGCAAATGCGTGGTACGGCTCAAGGGTGGTGATCCGTGCATCTTCGGTCGAGGTGGCGAAGAGGCGCAGTGGTTGCGCGAACGCGGGGTCGATACCGAATTGGTCAATGGCATCACCGCCGGGCTGGCAGGCGCGACGCAATGCGATATTCCGTTGACCTTGAGGGGCGTTGCCCGAGGAGTGACGTTGGTCACCGCCCACACCCAGGATGGCAGCAGCCTGAACTGGCAGGCACTGGCCCAAGGTGGCACGACGCTGGTGGTTTACATGGGGGTGGCGAAGCTCAGCGAGATACGCGAGCAATTGTTGGCCGGCGCGATGGCGGCAGATACGCCGGTGGCGATGATCGAAAACGCATCGCTGCCGCATCAACGGGAATGCCGCAGCACCCTGTCAGCCATGGAAGTAGATGCCGGCGCCTTTGAGTTGAAAAGCCCGGCCATTCTGGTGATCGGCGCAGTAGCGGCCAGTGCAACTCAATCCCTGTGGGGGTGTGAGTCACTGCGAAGACAAGTAAATCGATCTGAGTAG
- a CDS encoding nitrate reductase yields MNRQITASTCCYCGVGCGVLIEHDDERILGVSGDPAHPANFGKLCSKGSTLHLTGDLTARALYPELRLGKGLARSRTDWDTALDHAASVFARTIAEHGPDSVAFYISGQLLTEDYYAFNKLARALVGTNNIDSNSRLCMSSAVVGYKRSLGADAPPCSYEDVELSDCVMIVGSNMAYAHPVLFRRLEEAKSRRPQMKVIVIDPRRTDTCDLADLHLAILPGTDVALFHGILHLLLWEDWIDRDFIKAHTDGLTELKNLVRDYTPQMVSQLCGISVEQLQQCAEWVGTTPSFLSLWCMGLNQSTAGSAKNSALINLHLATGQIGRPGAGPFSLTGQPNAMGGRETGSLSNLLPGHRDAANPEHRADVAAYWGVDQLPENPGLTAIELFDQVGRGKIKALWIACTNPAQSLPDQTAVRAALETCPFVVLQEAFRTTETAGFADLLLPAASWGEKEGTVTNSERRISHVRRAIVAPGSARPDWAITVDFAQRLEKHLRPESPSLFAFETPAQVFDEYKLLTRGRDLDLSGVSHALIDQLGPQQWPFPAGARQGTARLYLDGIFPTASGRAQFVADPYRAAKEQRDARFPLTLITGRLRDQWHGMSRTGTAAQLFGHVSEAVLSLHPDELRRHRLQPGDLISLKSRRGAVIVPVSSDDSVRPGQAFLPMHFGDRFLKGGVNTLTLAAFDPLSKQPELKHSGVRLEPVHLPWHLFALIEGDIPQHFESLRTLCEAFSYASLSLAGRERPALLIRAASAFAPAPKLLRDIDECLGLLDGPVLAYDDPRRSIGKRVRIENGRITAIRLAGETLAQHWLQSLWLEGRADEQLRRWLLAPLSAPPGQIDAASIGNKTLCNCKNVSQNAVCAGIRRGLDLQGLKQELGCGTQCGSCVPEIKRLLAATAQPVAVIS; encoded by the coding sequence ATGAACCGTCAAATCACCGCTTCTACCTGCTGCTATTGCGGCGTCGGCTGCGGTGTGCTGATCGAACATGACGACGAGCGCATCCTCGGCGTCAGTGGCGATCCGGCCCACCCGGCCAACTTCGGCAAATTGTGCAGCAAGGGATCAACCCTGCATTTGACCGGTGACCTGACTGCGCGAGCGCTCTATCCCGAACTGCGCCTGGGCAAAGGCCTGGCACGCAGCCGCACCGACTGGGACACCGCCCTCGATCATGCCGCCAGCGTTTTCGCCCGGACCATTGCCGAACACGGCCCGGACAGCGTGGCGTTCTACATTTCCGGGCAATTGCTGACCGAGGACTATTACGCCTTCAACAAACTGGCGCGGGCGTTGGTGGGCACCAACAACATCGACAGCAATTCGCGACTGTGCATGTCGTCGGCGGTGGTCGGCTACAAGCGCAGCCTGGGCGCCGATGCGCCACCGTGCAGTTATGAAGACGTGGAGTTGAGCGACTGCGTGATGATCGTCGGCAGTAACATGGCCTACGCCCACCCGGTACTTTTTCGTCGACTGGAAGAAGCCAAATCCCGCCGACCACAGATGAAAGTCATCGTCATCGATCCGCGTCGCACCGACACGTGCGATCTAGCTGACCTGCACTTGGCGATTCTTCCCGGGACCGATGTCGCCCTGTTCCATGGGATTTTGCACCTGCTGCTGTGGGAAGACTGGATCGACCGAGACTTCATCAAGGCCCACACCGACGGTTTGACCGAGCTGAAAAACCTGGTGCGCGATTACACACCGCAAATGGTTTCGCAGCTGTGTGGAATCAGCGTTGAGCAATTGCAGCAATGCGCCGAATGGGTCGGTACGACACCGAGTTTCCTGTCGTTGTGGTGCATGGGGCTAAACCAGTCCACCGCCGGCAGCGCGAAAAACAGCGCGCTGATCAATTTGCACCTGGCGACCGGGCAAATTGGCCGCCCCGGCGCAGGACCTTTCTCATTGACCGGTCAGCCGAACGCCATGGGCGGGCGGGAAACCGGCAGTCTGTCGAACCTGCTGCCAGGGCATCGCGACGCCGCCAACCCTGAGCATCGTGCCGATGTAGCGGCTTACTGGGGCGTCGATCAACTGCCTGAGAACCCTGGGCTGACGGCCATCGAGTTGTTTGACCAGGTCGGCCGCGGAAAAATAAAAGCACTGTGGATCGCTTGCACCAACCCCGCACAATCACTGCCTGATCAGACGGCTGTGCGTGCGGCACTTGAAACCTGCCCGTTCGTGGTGCTGCAAGAAGCCTTTCGTACCACTGAAACCGCCGGGTTTGCCGACCTGTTGTTGCCCGCTGCGAGCTGGGGTGAAAAGGAAGGCACCGTCACCAATTCGGAACGGCGTATTTCCCACGTCCGCCGGGCAATCGTCGCACCTGGTTCCGCGCGCCCGGACTGGGCGATCACGGTGGATTTCGCGCAGCGGCTGGAAAAACATTTACGCCCCGAATCCCCAAGTTTGTTTGCCTTTGAAACACCGGCGCAGGTGTTCGACGAATACAAATTACTGACCCGCGGCCGTGATCTGGACTTGTCCGGGGTCAGCCATGCGCTGATCGACCAGCTCGGCCCGCAGCAATGGCCATTTCCGGCCGGCGCCCGCCAAGGTACCGCCCGCCTCTATCTCGACGGTATCTTCCCGACTGCCAGCGGCCGCGCGCAATTCGTCGCCGACCCGTATCGCGCCGCCAAGGAACAACGGGATGCGCGTTTCCCACTGACGCTGATCACCGGTCGCCTGCGCGATCAATGGCACGGCATGAGCCGTACCGGCACTGCGGCGCAGCTGTTCGGTCATGTCAGCGAAGCGGTGTTGAGCCTGCACCCGGACGAGTTGCGCAGGCATCGCCTGCAACCAGGTGACTTGATCAGCCTGAAAAGCCGTCGCGGCGCCGTGATCGTGCCAGTCTCCAGCGATGACAGCGTGCGCCCGGGGCAGGCGTTTTTGCCGATGCATTTTGGTGACCGCTTCCTCAAGGGAGGTGTAAACACCCTCACCCTTGCGGCCTTCGATCCACTGTCGAAACAACCGGAACTCAAGCACAGCGGTGTGCGCCTTGAGCCCGTGCATTTGCCATGGCACCTGTTTGCGCTGATCGAGGGAGACATCCCACAGCATTTTGAGAGCCTACGCACCCTCTGCGAGGCGTTTTCCTACGCCAGCCTCAGCCTTGCCGGCCGTGAGCGCCCCGCGCTGCTGATACGCGCTGCCAGCGCCTTCGCGCCAGCCCCGAAACTGCTGCGTGACATTGATGAGTGCCTCGGGCTCCTCGATGGACCGGTTTTGGCATACGACGATCCACGGCGCTCCATCGGCAAGCGAGTGCGGATCGAGAACGGGCGCATCACCGCTATTCGCCTGGCGGGTGAAACTCTCGCCCAACACTGGTTGCAAAGCCTGTGGCTCGAAGGTCGCGCCGATGAGCAACTGCGGCGCTGGCTGCTCGCGCCCCTGAGCGCACCACCGGGGCAGATCGATGCCGCCTCGATCGGCAACAAAACCCTGTGCAACTGCAAAAACGTCAGCCAAAACGCAGTCTGCGCCGGTATCCGCCGTGGCCTGGACTTGCAAGGTTTGAAACAGGAATTGGGTTGCGGCACGCAATGCGGTTCGTGCGTCCCGGAAATCAAGCGTTTGCTGGCTGCTACTGCGCAGCCGGTCGCCGTCATCTCGTGA